The following coding sequences are from one Sesamum indicum cultivar Zhongzhi No. 13 linkage group LG11, S_indicum_v1.0, whole genome shotgun sequence window:
- the LOC105173233 gene encoding methylsterol monooxygenase 1-1 → MLPYQTLQEAEASLGRNLSFAETLWFKYSAQKSDYLLYCHNTFFLFIFYSVLPLPYMFIELVRSHKIDRFKIQPKIQNSLADMLDCYKKVMVTFVVAVVPLQIFSFPVIQMIGIRTSLPLPSGSDIFLQLLVYFVVEDYANYWLHRLLHQKWGYENIHRVHHEYTAPIGFAAPYAHWAEIIILGMASFLGPMIAPGHMITFWLWMIVRQMEAIETHSGYDFPWNPLKYIPFYGGAIFHDYHHFVGGKSQSNFASVFTYCDYIYGTNKGYRYKEAFEKRRKELKQM, encoded by the exons ATGCTGCCATATCAAACCCTTCAAGAAGCAGAGGCTTCTCTGGGCAGAAACCTCAGTTTTGCTGAGACATTATGGTTCAAATACTCTGCCCAGAAATCCGATTACCTTCTGTACTGCCATAACACgtttttcttgttcattttCTACTCGGTGCTGCCGTTGCCGTACATGTTCATCGAGCTCGTGCGTTCCCACAAGATTGATAGGTTCAAGATTCAGCCTAAAATCCAGAACTCTTTGGCTGATATGTTGGACTGCTACAAGAAGGTCATGGTGACGTTTGTTGTTGCTGTTGTTCCTCTtcaaatcttttcttttcccgTCATTCAG ATGATTGGGATAAGAACAAGTTTGCCACTACCATCCGGCTCCGATATTTTCTTGCAGCTGTTGGTATACTTTGTTGTTGAGGACTATGCTAATTACTGGCTGCATAGATTGCTCCACCAGAAATGGGGATACGAGAACATCCACCGTGTTCATCATGAATACACGGCTCCTATTGGATTTGCAGCCCCTTATGCACATTGGGCTGAGATCATAATCCTCGGCATGGCCTCGTTTCTTGGTCCAATGATTGCTCCTGGACACATGATCACATTCTGGCTGTGGATGATTGTGAGGCAAATGGAAGCCATTGAGACCCACAGTGG GTATGATTTCCCCTGGAATCCTTTAAAGTACATCCCATTTTACGGAGGAGCTATTTTCCATGATTACCATCACTTTGTTGGAGGGAAAAGCCAGAGCAATTTTGCATCAGTATTCACATACTGTGATTACATCTATGGAACCAACAAG GGATACCGGTACAAGGAAGCTTTTGAAAAG AGGAGGAAAGAACTGAAGCAAATGTGA